In the Streptomyces sp. BHT-5-2 genome, one interval contains:
- a CDS encoding MbtH family protein, with translation MGANPFDDPDGRFLVLINDEGQHSLWPAFAEVPAGWTVALAETDRQSALDHITEHWTDMRPRSLVRSMEGADSA, from the coding sequence ATGGGCGCAAACCCCTTCGACGACCCCGACGGCCGCTTCCTGGTGCTGATCAACGACGAGGGCCAGCACTCGCTCTGGCCGGCCTTCGCCGAGGTGCCGGCCGGCTGGACGGTGGCCCTCGCGGAGACCGACCGCCAGTCGGCCCTGGACCACATCACCGAGCACTGGACCGACATGCGGCCCCGCAGCCTGGTGCGGTCCATGGAAGGGGCCGACTCGGCCTGA
- the mppQ gene encoding enduracididine biosynthesis enzyme MppQ: MRAPLDAAGPSPDPEPALPHTRQWRPGVVQEVAPADVLDLGPGYIEPALLPVPLLRDAYAQALAEYGAAALGYGHNPGAEPLRALLAARAAAADGRPCDPEQVVLTAGTSQALYLLATALAAPGDTVLTEELCYDLGRRIFRDCRLRPAPVAMDGSGMLPEALDEALARLAAEGARTAFVYLTPTHHNPVGHTMPTERRRRLLEVAARHDVLIVEDDAYAELPLDDDTAPPPSLASLAGYRGVVRLCSFSKTLGPGLRLGWLLADRALARRLVAHGLFVSGGSLNHTTSLAVATLLAGGAYDRHLTSFRARLRDRRDALVGALRRTAGERVELRVPQGGFFLWLRFGAGADESALLAGAARAGVGIAAGSRFGTTQEVGVRLAFSFNPPAVLEQAAQRLTTAWAGSMPEPRIGVRS; this comes from the coding sequence TTGAGGGCGCCACTCGACGCGGCCGGACCCTCGCCCGACCCGGAGCCCGCGCTGCCGCACACCCGGCAGTGGCGGCCCGGCGTCGTGCAGGAGGTCGCCCCGGCCGACGTGCTCGACCTGGGGCCCGGCTACATCGAGCCCGCGCTGCTGCCGGTACCGCTCCTCCGGGACGCGTACGCGCAGGCGCTGGCGGAGTACGGTGCGGCGGCGCTGGGCTACGGCCACAACCCGGGCGCTGAGCCGCTGCGCGCCCTGCTGGCCGCCCGCGCCGCCGCGGCGGACGGGCGGCCCTGCGACCCCGAACAGGTCGTGCTGACCGCCGGCACCTCCCAGGCCCTGTACCTGCTCGCGACCGCCCTGGCGGCCCCGGGCGACACCGTGCTGACCGAGGAGCTCTGCTACGACCTGGGCCGCCGGATCTTCCGGGACTGCCGGCTGCGGCCGGCCCCGGTCGCCATGGACGGCTCGGGGATGCTGCCCGAGGCGCTGGACGAGGCCCTGGCCCGTCTGGCGGCCGAGGGTGCCCGGACGGCCTTCGTCTACCTCACCCCCACCCACCACAACCCGGTGGGCCACACCATGCCCACGGAGCGCCGCCGCCGGCTGCTGGAGGTGGCCGCCCGGCACGACGTACTGATCGTGGAGGACGACGCCTACGCGGAACTGCCGCTGGACGACGACACCGCCCCGCCGCCGTCGCTGGCCTCTTTGGCCGGTTACCGCGGTGTGGTGCGGCTGTGCAGCTTCTCCAAGACCCTCGGCCCGGGCCTCCGCCTGGGCTGGCTGCTCGCCGACCGGGCGCTGGCCCGACGGCTGGTGGCGCACGGCCTGTTCGTCAGCGGCGGCTCCCTGAACCACACCACCTCCCTCGCCGTGGCCACGCTGCTCGCCGGCGGCGCCTACGACCGTCATCTGACGTCGTTCCGGGCGCGGTTGCGGGACCGGCGGGACGCCCTGGTGGGCGCCCTGCGCCGGACGGCGGGGGAGCGGGTGGAACTCCGGGTGCCGCAGGGCGGGTTCTTCCTGTGGCTGCGCTTCGGGGCCGGGGCGGACGAGTCCGCGCTGCTCGCCGGCGCGGCCCGGGCCGGCGTCGGCATCGCCGCCGGCTCGCGCTTCGGCACCACCCAGGAGGTCGGCGTCCGGCTGGCCTTCAGCTTCAACCCGCCCGCTGTACTGGAGCAGGCCGCACAGCGGCTGACCACCGCATGGGCCGGCAGCATGCCGGAGCCCCGGATCGGAGTGAGATCGTGA
- a CDS encoding ABC transporter permease codes for MLTGLAVADFRDRIRRPAYLVVLAAAVALGYVAVPSSDAKWMIMQVGDHRGIYNSAYVGMVTALAAGLWLTLGGFYIVRNSIERDRSTRVGQLLAATPLRTPAYMAGKFLSNLLLLASMLGVLAVTALVMQLARGESTDLDLVALWQPFALIALPLVALTAACALLFESLPVLRTGVGNILWFCIWLVVSTAGQGPGLPLDGIGVNSVVKSMYTDMVAQHIDVTGAFSLGLTYLDKPLGLFTWHGFTPTAGYVLGRVTLLLIAALVALLPTLWFGRFDPSRSRRHRPAAQQVQDAADGTVQPVFVDEVGADAATRPTVGSVLRTRPEPGAVTLRLWAGEIRILLQGVRWWWWLGAAFLMICGLTAPAIHGITRVMLPLSWIWPVLIWSRLGTQRHEHGVEGMLAAYPAVRRRVLAEWAAGLTVTVVAGIGPLIRLIAAGDWLALAGWTGGALFIPSLAMALGTLSRTHRLFQAVYVPLWYSVANGLPIFDFMGALRDSSELAKVQPPMTVMVAAALMAVVFAATVLRRFSRD; via the coding sequence ATGCTCACCGGTCTCGCGGTGGCCGACTTCCGCGACCGGATCCGTCGCCCCGCCTACCTCGTGGTGCTGGCCGCGGCCGTCGCCCTGGGATACGTGGCGGTACCGTCCTCGGACGCCAAATGGATGATCATGCAGGTCGGTGATCACCGAGGGATCTACAACAGCGCCTACGTCGGCATGGTGACGGCGCTGGCGGCCGGCCTGTGGCTCACCCTCGGCGGCTTCTACATCGTCCGCAACTCCATCGAGCGCGACCGCAGCACCCGCGTCGGCCAACTGCTCGCCGCCACCCCGCTGCGCACCCCCGCGTACATGGCCGGCAAGTTCCTGAGCAACCTGCTGCTGCTGGCCTCCATGCTCGGCGTGCTCGCGGTCACCGCCCTGGTCATGCAGCTGGCCCGCGGCGAGTCCACGGACCTCGACCTGGTGGCCCTGTGGCAGCCGTTCGCGCTGATCGCGCTGCCGCTGGTCGCGCTGACCGCCGCCTGCGCCCTGCTCTTCGAGTCGCTGCCCGTGCTGCGCACCGGCGTCGGCAACATCCTGTGGTTCTGCATCTGGCTCGTCGTCTCGACCGCCGGTCAGGGCCCCGGGCTGCCGCTCGACGGCATCGGCGTCAACAGCGTCGTGAAGTCCATGTACACCGACATGGTCGCCCAACACATCGACGTCACCGGCGCGTTCAGCCTCGGCCTGACCTATCTGGACAAGCCGCTGGGGCTGTTCACCTGGCACGGTTTCACCCCGACCGCCGGCTATGTCCTCGGCCGGGTGACCCTGCTGCTGATCGCCGCCCTCGTCGCCCTGCTCCCGACGCTGTGGTTCGGCCGCTTCGACCCCTCGCGCAGCCGCCGTCACCGGCCCGCCGCCCAGCAGGTCCAGGACGCGGCCGACGGCACCGTCCAGCCGGTCTTCGTCGACGAGGTCGGAGCCGACGCCGCCACCCGACCCACCGTGGGCAGCGTGCTGCGCACCCGCCCGGAACCGGGCGCGGTGACCCTGCGGCTGTGGGCCGGCGAGATCCGCATCCTGCTCCAGGGCGTGCGCTGGTGGTGGTGGCTGGGCGCCGCGTTCCTGATGATCTGCGGGCTCACCGCCCCGGCCATCCACGGCATCACCCGCGTCATGCTGCCGCTGTCCTGGATCTGGCCGGTCCTGATCTGGTCCCGGCTCGGCACCCAGCGCCACGAGCACGGTGTCGAGGGCATGCTCGCTGCCTACCCCGCGGTACGCCGCCGGGTGCTGGCCGAGTGGGCCGCGGGCCTGACCGTCACCGTCGTGGCCGGCATCGGCCCCCTCATCCGCCTGATCGCGGCCGGGGACTGGCTCGCCCTGGCGGGCTGGACCGGCGGCGCCCTGTTCATCCCGTCGCTGGCCATGGCCCTGGGCACGCTCAGCCGCACCCACCGGCTCTTCCAGGCGGTCTACGTACCACTGTGGTACTCCGTCGCCAACGGGCTGCCGATCTTCGACTTCATGGGCGCCCTGCGGGACAGCAGCGAACTGGCCAAGGTGCAGCCGCCGATGACCGTCATGGTGGCCGCGGCCCTGATGGCCGTCGTCTTCGCGGCGACCGTGCTGCGCCGCTTCAGCCGCGACTGA
- a CDS encoding helix-turn-helix transcriptional regulator — protein sequence MLATLGPLAESAFALYLFGRNGDVAFHEWRRTVRAELGRDAARFMALSQQFRTLEELPEAFADAFTFGADPDQIAPGEERNGTRMLAELCRVAVLPHWSLIRGHLDGAREGWGRVAIAHGVERLLSSVHPKVRWRAPVLEVRHGPHRDIHLDGRGLLLCPSFFLSEQSCAFVPAVGKESMPVLVYPVKVSSRGDIWGTPEHDEQALGALVGHTRAAALEALTEGCSTGELAERLGISLAGASKHAAVLRRSGLVTTSRNRNTALHALTPLGTALLRHSGGDSLPARSPAPLPIVPPQRMRTMPFRPVGPGADRQAV from the coding sequence ATGCTGGCGACCCTGGGGCCGTTGGCGGAGAGCGCCTTCGCGCTCTACCTCTTCGGCCGCAACGGGGACGTCGCCTTCCACGAGTGGCGGCGCACCGTCCGCGCCGAACTGGGCAGGGACGCGGCACGGTTCATGGCGCTGTCCCAGCAGTTCCGCACGCTGGAGGAGCTGCCGGAGGCCTTCGCCGACGCCTTCACCTTCGGCGCCGATCCTGACCAGATCGCGCCGGGCGAGGAGCGCAACGGCACCCGGATGCTGGCCGAACTGTGCCGGGTGGCGGTGCTGCCCCACTGGAGCCTGATCCGCGGCCATCTCGACGGCGCCCGGGAGGGCTGGGGCAGGGTGGCCATCGCGCACGGCGTCGAGCGGCTGCTGAGTTCGGTGCACCCGAAGGTCCGCTGGCGGGCACCGGTGCTGGAGGTGCGGCACGGGCCGCACCGCGACATCCACCTGGACGGCCGCGGGCTGCTGCTGTGCCCGTCGTTCTTCCTGTCCGAGCAGTCCTGCGCCTTCGTCCCGGCGGTCGGCAAGGAGTCCATGCCGGTACTGGTCTACCCCGTGAAGGTCTCCTCGCGCGGTGACATCTGGGGGACGCCGGAACACGACGAGCAGGCGCTCGGCGCGCTGGTCGGCCACACCAGGGCGGCCGCGCTCGAAGCGCTCACCGAGGGCTGCTCCACGGGCGAACTCGCCGAACGGCTGGGCATCTCGCTGGCCGGTGCCAGCAAGCACGCGGCGGTGCTGCGCCGGTCCGGGCTGGTGACCACCTCCCGCAACCGCAACACCGCCCTGCACGCCCTCACGCCCCTGGGCACCGCCCTGCTGCGGCACAGCGGGGGCGACAGCCTCCCCGCACGGTCCCCCGCTCCGTTACCGATCGTTCCGCCGCAGCGCATGCGGACGATGCCGTTCAGGCCCGTGGGCCCCGGCGCCGACCGGCAGGCGGTCTGA
- a CDS encoding response regulator transcription factor: protein MTIRLLIADDQEMVRRGMRRIVESQSDMTVVGEATNGADAVELARTLGPDVALVDIRMPRMDGLEVTRRLVDPAFPHPVRVVVVTTFDLDEYVYPALRFGASGFVLKRSGPALLVEAVRAAVAGDSLISPQITARLLQHVTGPTTGRRGRKQRDSVLTEREAEIAGKVAEGKSNSDIARELFISAGTVKTHVASIQRKLQVRNRVGIAVRAWELGYATGQLPG, encoded by the coding sequence GTGACTATTCGTTTGTTGATCGCCGACGACCAGGAGATGGTTCGCCGGGGAATGCGCCGCATCGTGGAGAGCCAGTCCGACATGACGGTGGTCGGCGAGGCGACGAACGGCGCGGACGCCGTCGAACTGGCCCGCACACTCGGCCCCGACGTCGCGCTGGTGGACATCCGGATGCCGCGGATGGACGGCCTGGAGGTGACCCGCCGGCTGGTCGATCCGGCATTTCCGCATCCGGTCCGGGTCGTCGTCGTCACCACCTTCGATCTCGACGAATACGTCTATCCCGCGCTGCGCTTCGGCGCCTCGGGATTCGTCCTCAAACGCTCGGGTCCGGCGCTGCTGGTCGAGGCGGTCCGGGCGGCGGTGGCCGGCGACAGCCTGATCAGCCCGCAGATCACGGCGCGTCTGCTACAGCACGTCACCGGTCCGACGACCGGCCGGCGGGGCCGGAAACAGCGCGACTCGGTACTGACCGAGCGCGAGGCGGAGATCGCCGGAAAGGTCGCCGAGGGCAAGTCCAATTCCGATATCGCCCGCGAGTTGTTCATCTCGGCGGGCACCGTCAAGACGCATGTCGCCAGCATTCAGCGCAAGCTCCAGGTCCGGAATCGGGTCGGGATCGCGGTGCGCGCCTGGGAATTGGGCTATGCCACCGGGCAGCTGCCCGGCTGA
- the mppP gene encoding enduracididine biosynthesis enzyme MppP, with translation MSGKQQENAARGNSEGATGNLTQLEFLAINSEFNLADGHARQSLTAGQSQIVAELPLLFEEGEKRPVEELEREAHAAFFTALGQHSYPSAPGRVLSCYSSSVAMEILSRALAETTGSVALVHPTFDNIADLLRGNGLKLVPLAEDPLHGDDLDTELLASVGCVFVTTPNNPTGRVVSKERLTRLAEQCAAHGVVLALDTSFRGFDTRAHYDHYEVLQASGARWVVIEDTGKLWPTLDLKVGMLVHSENLALPVEKIYSDILLGVSPLILAMVRRFSEDAAAGGLQDLHRFIAGHRAMVREELAGLPGVYVPDPDSRASVERIGLTDLTGTEVWERLRAHNVYALPCRAFHWDDPSQGDHTLRLALARSTDPLTQSVRALRHVLQQR, from the coding sequence GTGTCCGGAAAGCAGCAAGAAAACGCCGCTCGGGGGAACTCCGAAGGTGCTACCGGAAATCTCACACAACTCGAATTCCTGGCGATCAACAGCGAGTTCAACCTCGCCGACGGCCACGCCCGGCAGTCGCTGACGGCCGGTCAGAGCCAGATCGTCGCCGAGCTGCCGCTGCTCTTCGAGGAGGGCGAGAAGCGCCCCGTCGAGGAGCTGGAGCGTGAGGCGCACGCCGCCTTCTTCACCGCGCTCGGCCAGCACAGCTACCCCTCGGCCCCCGGCCGGGTGCTCAGCTGCTACTCCTCGTCCGTCGCCATGGAGATCCTCTCCCGCGCGCTGGCCGAGACCACCGGGTCGGTGGCCCTGGTCCACCCGACCTTCGACAACATCGCCGACCTGCTGCGCGGCAACGGCCTGAAGCTGGTGCCGCTGGCCGAGGACCCGCTGCACGGCGACGACCTCGACACCGAACTGCTCGCTTCGGTCGGCTGCGTCTTCGTCACCACCCCGAACAACCCCACCGGCCGGGTCGTCTCCAAGGAGCGGCTCACCCGGCTCGCCGAGCAGTGCGCCGCCCACGGCGTGGTCCTCGCGCTGGACACCTCCTTCCGCGGCTTCGACACCCGCGCCCACTACGACCACTACGAGGTCCTCCAGGCCAGCGGCGCGCGCTGGGTGGTCATCGAGGACACCGGCAAGCTCTGGCCGACCCTCGACCTGAAGGTCGGCATGCTGGTCCACTCCGAGAACCTCGCGCTGCCCGTGGAGAAGATCTACTCCGACATCCTGCTCGGCGTCTCCCCGCTGATCCTCGCCATGGTCCGCCGCTTCTCCGAGGACGCGGCCGCCGGCGGCCTTCAGGACCTGCACCGCTTCATCGCGGGCCACCGCGCCATGGTGCGCGAGGAACTGGCCGGCCTGCCCGGCGTCTACGTCCCGGACCCCGACAGCCGCGCCAGCGTCGAGCGGATCGGCCTCACCGACCTGACGGGTACCGAGGTCTGGGAGCGGCTGCGGGCGCACAACGTCTACGCCCTGCCGTGCCGCGCGTTCCACTGGGACGACCCGTCCCAGGGCGACCACACCCTGCGGCTCGCCCTGGCCCGGTCCACGGACCCGCTGACCCAGTCCGTGCGCGCGCTGCGCCACGTTCTGCAGCAGCGTTGA
- the mppR gene encoding enduracididine biosynthesis enzyme MppR, with translation MTTSIGTNGRPTAAGPGDGGPVGYSLPLSPTGESAMLTPPPWHFSGEVVMVEYRVDPDAARRFLPPGLEPGADPGAAAAVFATWQWCSADGAELTDPARCQFGEFLILLGCEFEGRPMARAPYAWVDQAVPMMRGWVQGMPKQFGVVHQSRPVTVGRAGSRLEPGGRFDGALSVNGRRVVEAAVTIERQTDRRPVLHDVPLAHTLVFPEWVPSAAGPRPRLVASEVSDVEFSPIWTGSGDLTFFEGLGDDFRTLAPLEVGDGHVFAYGETLHGGRLLSDYSSSAHDIRDDNGGARAEDPLHS, from the coding sequence GTGACGACCAGCATCGGGACCAACGGCCGGCCCACGGCGGCCGGTCCGGGCGACGGCGGCCCCGTCGGCTACAGCCTGCCGCTCTCGCCGACCGGCGAGTCGGCGATGCTCACCCCGCCGCCGTGGCACTTCTCCGGCGAGGTGGTCATGGTCGAGTACCGCGTCGACCCGGACGCGGCACGGCGCTTCCTGCCGCCGGGGCTGGAGCCGGGCGCCGACCCGGGTGCCGCGGCCGCGGTGTTCGCCACCTGGCAGTGGTGCTCCGCGGACGGGGCGGAGCTGACCGATCCCGCGCGCTGCCAGTTCGGGGAGTTCCTGATCCTGCTCGGCTGCGAGTTCGAGGGCCGTCCCATGGCCCGGGCGCCGTACGCCTGGGTGGACCAGGCCGTGCCGATGATGCGCGGCTGGGTGCAGGGCATGCCCAAGCAGTTCGGCGTGGTCCACCAGAGCCGGCCGGTCACGGTCGGCCGGGCCGGCTCCCGGCTGGAGCCCGGCGGCCGGTTCGACGGCGCGCTGTCCGTCAACGGACGGCGGGTCGTGGAGGCCGCCGTCACCATCGAGCGGCAGACCGACCGGCGGCCGGTGCTGCACGACGTCCCCCTGGCCCACACCCTGGTGTTCCCGGAGTGGGTGCCCTCGGCGGCCGGGCCGCGGCCGCGGCTGGTCGCGTCCGAGGTCAGCGATGTGGAGTTCTCCCCGATCTGGACCGGATCGGGCGATCTCACGTTCTTCGAGGGACTGGGGGATGATTTCCGGACGCTCGCGCCTTTGGAGGTAGGGGACGGCCACGTGTTCGCCTACGGGGAGACCCTGCACGGCGGCCGACTGCTCAGCGACTACTCGTCGAGCGCGCACGACATCAGAGATGACAATGGGGGAGCACGTGCTGAGGATCCACTTCACAGTTGA
- a CDS encoding sensor histidine kinase — protein MDDETLPLPERRRQRRGRWAGFAAGAMLLPALVSPPSAAPAAVVAALTLAAALLVWPIGRISLDRAAAGAALLSLAADAGYFGPPGLVILWYPFETVALLVLLERVVRHVPSPKVAFVAPLTGAAAVLLPLRFTLHAPTTGLKESVAGALFALFPVAVAGGVGLYLRSLDNRRSHAVALARREQRLEVARDLHDFVAHEVTGIVLEAQAAQLVDDAGPEEYRALLQRIEQAGLRALDSMDQTVAALRAAESRKWGEPPPTRLYGLADLPELIGRFSSMAAAEVALSLEDEVTGTLSREAEDTAYRVVLEALTNVRRHAPQAGRVEVFAGRTADRAVEVTVADDAGPAAPAGSRQGGGTGLAGLDERVSALGGTLQAGPHGPGWRVRCLLPAPALR, from the coding sequence ATGGATGACGAAACTCTTCCGCTCCCGGAGCGCCGACGGCAACGGCGCGGCCGCTGGGCCGGGTTCGCGGCCGGCGCGATGCTGCTCCCCGCCCTGGTGTCGCCCCCGAGCGCCGCTCCGGCGGCCGTCGTCGCCGCGCTGACGCTCGCCGCGGCGCTGCTGGTCTGGCCGATCGGCCGGATCTCGCTGGACCGGGCGGCGGCCGGGGCGGCCCTGCTCTCCCTGGCCGCCGACGCGGGCTACTTCGGCCCACCGGGCCTGGTGATCCTCTGGTACCCGTTCGAAACCGTCGCGCTGTTGGTCCTGTTGGAGCGGGTGGTACGCCATGTGCCCAGCCCCAAGGTGGCCTTCGTCGCCCCGCTGACCGGCGCCGCCGCGGTACTGCTGCCGCTGCGGTTCACCCTGCACGCCCCCACCACGGGGCTGAAGGAGTCGGTCGCCGGCGCGCTCTTCGCCCTGTTCCCGGTCGCCGTCGCGGGGGGCGTCGGGCTGTATCTGCGGTCGCTGGACAACCGCCGTTCGCACGCGGTGGCCCTGGCCCGGCGCGAGCAGCGCCTGGAAGTCGCCCGGGACCTGCACGACTTCGTCGCCCACGAGGTGACCGGCATCGTCCTGGAGGCCCAGGCGGCACAGCTCGTCGACGACGCCGGCCCCGAGGAGTACCGGGCGCTGCTCCAGCGCATCGAGCAGGCCGGGCTGCGGGCCCTGGACTCCATGGACCAGACGGTGGCCGCGCTGCGCGCGGCGGAGAGCCGCAAGTGGGGCGAGCCGCCGCCCACCCGCCTCTACGGCCTGGCCGACCTGCCCGAACTCATCGGCCGCTTCTCCTCGATGGCCGCCGCGGAGGTGGCGCTGTCGCTGGAGGACGAGGTGACCGGCACGCTGTCGCGGGAGGCCGAGGACACCGCCTACCGGGTGGTGCTGGAGGCCCTGACCAACGTACGGCGGCACGCGCCGCAGGCCGGACGGGTCGAGGTGTTCGCCGGCCGCACCGCCGACCGCGCCGTGGAGGTCACCGTCGCCGACGACGCCGGACCCGCGGCCCCGGCCGGCTCCCGGCAGGGCGGCGGCACCGGCCTGGCCGGCCTGGACGAGCGGGTCAGTGCCCTGGGCGGCACCCTGCAGGCCGGCCCGCACGGCCCCGGATGGCGGGTCCGCTGCCTGCTGCCGGCGCCCGCACTCCGGTGA
- a CDS encoding ABC transporter ATP-binding protein translates to MLELVDVTKVYKGGKRAVDNLTLRLEPGMVGLLGPNGAGKSSLMRIAATVTRPTSGTVRFHGEDVVARPNTLRRALGYLPQDFGVYPNLTSREFLRYMAAAKGVSARTARARIDELLELVNLTEAVKRPLGKYSGGMLRRVGIAQVLLADPQVIIVDEPTAGLDPEERVRFRNLLSDLAADKVVLLSTHIVSDVESVASDIAVLAGGRLQRRGSPEDLLRSVTGQVWEVLVDPSSVPAVQAQYIVSRLVRTAEGVRIRLLSEERPYEGAAPLTPDLEDAYLGIIRSAEGGRPAQGFGGRTLRAGAV, encoded by the coding sequence GTGCTGGAACTCGTCGACGTCACCAAGGTCTACAAGGGCGGCAAACGCGCCGTCGACAATCTGACGCTGCGTCTGGAACCGGGAATGGTGGGCCTGTTGGGCCCCAACGGCGCCGGCAAGTCGTCCCTGATGCGGATCGCCGCCACCGTCACCCGGCCCACCAGCGGCACCGTCCGCTTCCACGGCGAGGACGTGGTGGCCCGCCCCAACACCCTGCGCCGGGCGCTGGGTTACCTCCCGCAGGACTTCGGGGTCTACCCGAACCTCACCTCCCGCGAGTTCCTCCGGTACATGGCCGCGGCCAAGGGCGTCTCGGCCCGCACCGCCAGGGCCCGGATCGACGAACTGCTGGAGCTGGTCAACCTCACCGAGGCGGTCAAGCGGCCGCTGGGCAAGTACTCCGGCGGCATGCTGCGCCGGGTCGGCATCGCCCAGGTGCTGCTCGCCGACCCGCAGGTCATCATCGTGGACGAGCCCACAGCGGGCCTCGACCCCGAGGAGCGGGTGCGGTTCCGCAACCTCCTCAGCGACCTCGCGGCCGACAAGGTCGTGCTGCTCTCCACCCACATCGTCTCCGACGTCGAGTCGGTGGCCTCCGACATCGCGGTGCTGGCCGGCGGTCGGCTGCAGCGCCGCGGCTCCCCCGAGGACCTGCTGCGCTCGGTGACCGGCCAGGTGTGGGAGGTGCTGGTCGACCCGTCCTCCGTACCGGCGGTGCAGGCGCAGTACATCGTCAGCCGCCTGGTGCGCACCGCCGAGGGCGTCCGCATCCGGCTGCTGTCGGAGGAACGGCCCTACGAGGGCGCCGCCCCGCTCACGCCCGACCTGGAGGACGCCTACCTCGGCATCATCCGGTCCGCCGAGGGCGGCCGGCCCGCCCAGGGCTTCGGCGGGCGGACGCTGCGGGCCGGGGCGGTGTGA
- a CDS encoding SGNH/GDSL hydrolase family protein codes for MRLRRRHPSAADPARRPPHTGVRPLRATAVAMLATTLAAALTGACSPADPALRTTAAASHAPRTGQQWTASWGATMQQATDYSDHTDDAKDAKDADGAANWSREGFHDESLRQVIRMSVGGSALRLRFSNAYGTRPLHLAGATVARSDGQAKARPGTARALTFDHARSLTLPAGRTTVTDPVSLPTANLEKLTVTLRFTTPTGPATMHRFTTATSYRAPGDRLESAADDAFDRRTSHAWYYLTGADVLAAGPDPASSVLVFGDSLMDGVGTSPGTDDRFSDKLAERLIADGRPTGIANAGLAGDRLLHDSPCFGEKGTARFVRELRNHAGLRAVFVHLGANDLSRLPDGDSCGENRPVTARQLIDGHRALIREAHARGVKAIGVTLPPLAGAVFPFTDPAGIQARRELNHWIRTSHAYDAVLDAARVLTDPQDPDRTRPGYVSQDGLHPSDAGYLAMASAVDLTTL; via the coding sequence ATGCGACTGCGGCGCCGACACCCCAGCGCGGCCGACCCCGCCCGCCGGCCCCCGCACACCGGTGTCCGTCCCTTACGCGCGACGGCCGTCGCCATGCTGGCCACCACCCTGGCCGCGGCGCTCACCGGCGCCTGTTCCCCCGCCGACCCGGCCCTGCGGACGACGGCAGCCGCGTCCCACGCCCCCCGCACCGGGCAGCAGTGGACGGCCTCCTGGGGAGCCACGATGCAGCAGGCCACGGACTACAGCGACCACACCGACGACGCCAAGGACGCCAAGGACGCCGACGGCGCGGCCAACTGGTCCCGGGAGGGGTTCCACGACGAGAGCCTGCGCCAGGTGATCCGGATGAGCGTGGGCGGATCCGCGCTCCGGCTCCGCTTCTCCAACGCCTACGGCACCCGGCCGCTGCACCTCGCCGGCGCCACGGTCGCCAGATCCGACGGGCAGGCCAAGGCGCGCCCCGGCACCGCCCGCGCGCTCACCTTCGACCACGCCCGCTCGCTCACCCTCCCCGCCGGCCGCACCACCGTCACCGATCCGGTGTCCCTGCCCACCGCCAACCTGGAAAAGCTCACCGTCACCCTGCGTTTCACCACCCCCACCGGCCCGGCCACCATGCACCGCTTCACCACCGCCACGTCCTACCGCGCCCCCGGCGACCGGCTGGAGTCCGCCGCCGACGACGCCTTCGACCGCCGGACCTCGCACGCCTGGTACTACCTGACCGGCGCCGACGTGCTCGCGGCCGGGCCCGACCCGGCCTCGTCCGTGCTGGTCTTCGGCGACTCCCTGATGGACGGTGTGGGGACCAGCCCCGGCACCGACGACCGCTTCTCCGACAAACTCGCCGAACGCCTCATCGCCGACGGCCGCCCCACCGGCATCGCCAACGCCGGCCTCGCGGGCGACCGGCTGCTCCACGACTCGCCCTGCTTCGGCGAGAAGGGCACCGCCCGCTTCGTACGGGAGCTGCGCAACCACGCCGGGCTGCGGGCCGTCTTCGTCCACCTCGGCGCCAACGACCTCTCGCGGCTCCCCGACGGGGACTCCTGCGGTGAGAACCGGCCGGTGACCGCCCGCCAGCTGATCGACGGCCACCGCGCCCTGATCCGCGAGGCGCACGCCCGCGGCGTCAAGGCCATCGGCGTCACCCTTCCCCCGCTGGCCGGTGCGGTCTTCCCGTTCACCGACCCGGCCGGCATCCAGGCCCGCCGGGAGCTCAACCACTGGATCCGCACCAGCCACGCCTATGACGCGGTGCTGGACGCCGCCCGGGTCCTGACCGACCCCCAGGACCCCGACCGCACCCGCCCCGGCTACGTCTCCCAGGACGGCCTGCACCCCAGCGACGCCGGCTACCTGGCCATGGCCTCCGCCGTCGACCTGACCACGCTCTGA